One genomic segment of uncultured Methanobrevibacter sp. includes these proteins:
- the purL gene encoding phosphoribosylformylglycinamidine synthase subunit PurL produces the protein MTLADSEIEYIEGILGRKMNELEEGMLDVMFSEHCSYKSSRPFLRAFPTEGENIILGPGDDAGLVSVTDKYALAVGMESHNHPSAIEPYGGAGTGIGGILRDIISMGAMPIALLDSLRFGPLEEDQKSRYLFEHVVKGISDYGNRVGVPTVAGEIEFDESFRTNPLVNVMCVGLVEKDKIVRAQAPNHGDVFLLMGGTTGRDGIHGVTFASEELTSDSETEDRPAVQVADPFTKKRVLEASLEILEKINVSGVKDLGGGGLTCCISELVDASENGALVDLRAIPLRETGMTPYEIMLSESQERMVFVINPDDVELAQKICDKHEIVSSVIGEVIEGNNMIISDDGEEIANLPTILLADPPSIDRPLAEIPEDTEPVIVKDPPLHDSIPKLLASPNIASKEWVYKQYDHEVQVRTVVKPGDDAAVLRIDENTAVALTTDSNTIHTKLSPFDGAGGCVAEAIRNVISMGATPYAVVDCLNFGNPETPEILWQFKTAIEGMSLVAENFNAPVISGNVSFYNETEGIKINPTPAVGVIGVEDIENIRTLDFKNEGDKIILIGKTYDELTGSEYHRAIHGIEKGTAPRIRIDEEVANGQTVLKLIDEDANKDITAVHDVSAGGLAVALSEMVIKSGLGCEVELKDDELDKIQLLFSESHARYLITVKADAADDILSKIDVPAEIIGEVKGTSFIVNTHEFTFDELNDAYHGVIEKYMA, from the coding sequence ATGACTTTAGCTGACTCTGAAATAGAATATATTGAAGGAATCCTCGGAAGGAAGATGAATGAGCTGGAAGAAGGAATGCTTGACGTAATGTTTTCAGAACATTGCTCATATAAAAGCAGCAGGCCTTTCCTAAGGGCTTTTCCAACCGAAGGGGAAAACATTATCTTGGGTCCGGGAGACGATGCCGGACTTGTAAGTGTAACCGACAAGTATGCACTGGCAGTTGGAATGGAATCACACAACCACCCATCAGCTATTGAACCATACGGTGGAGCAGGTACAGGAATCGGCGGTATCTTAAGGGATATCATTTCAATGGGTGCAATGCCAATAGCACTTCTTGATTCCCTAAGGTTCGGTCCGTTGGAAGAGGACCAGAAGTCAAGATATCTTTTCGAACATGTTGTCAAAGGTATTTCCGACTATGGTAACCGTGTTGGTGTTCCTACAGTTGCGGGTGAAATAGAATTCGACGAATCATTCAGAACAAACCCTCTGGTCAACGTAATGTGTGTAGGTCTTGTCGAAAAGGACAAGATTGTAAGGGCACAGGCACCTAACCACGGCGACGTGTTCCTGCTTATGGGAGGAACAACTGGTCGTGACGGAATTCATGGTGTAACATTCGCATCAGAAGAACTGACCTCTGATTCAGAAACCGAAGACAGGCCTGCTGTACAGGTTGCCGATCCTTTCACAAAGAAAAGGGTATTGGAAGCTTCACTTGAGATTCTTGAAAAGATCAATGTCAGCGGTGTAAAGGACCTTGGTGGAGGAGGTCTCACCTGCTGTATTTCAGAACTTGTTGATGCATCCGAAAACGGAGCGCTTGTTGACCTTCGTGCAATTCCTTTAAGGGAAACCGGAATGACTCCATATGAAATAATGCTTTCAGAGTCACAGGAACGTATGGTGTTCGTAATTAACCCTGATGATGTTGAACTTGCCCAAAAGATTTGTGACAAACACGAAATCGTATCCTCAGTAATCGGTGAGGTAATTGAGGGAAACAACATGATAATTTCAGACGATGGTGAGGAAATTGCAAACCTCCCTACAATATTGCTTGCAGACCCACCTTCAATCGACAGGCCACTTGCAGAAATACCTGAGGACACAGAGCCTGTTATAGTTAAGGATCCTCCTTTACACGATTCCATACCAAAACTTTTGGCATCTCCAAACATCGCATCAAAGGAATGGGTATACAAACAGTACGACCATGAGGTTCAGGTAAGAACAGTCGTAAAGCCTGGTGATGATGCTGCAGTGCTCAGAATCGATGAAAACACAGCTGTCGCACTCACTACTGATTCAAACACAATCCACACCAAACTCTCCCCATTTGACGGGGCTGGAGGATGTGTTGCAGAGGCTATCCGTAATGTGATTTCAATGGGAGCAACCCCATATGCGGTTGTTGACTGTCTTAACTTCGGTAACCCTGAAACCCCTGAAATATTATGGCAGTTCAAGACAGCAATCGAAGGTATGAGTCTTGTTGCTGAAAATTTCAATGCACCTGTCATCAGTGGTAACGTAAGTTTCTATAATGAGACCGAAGGAATTAAAATCAACCCTACACCTGCAGTAGGTGTAATCGGAGTTGAGGATATCGAAAACATAAGAACCCTTGACTTTAAAAACGAAGGGGACAAAATCATTTTAATCGGTAAAACCTACGATGAGCTTACAGGTTCAGAATACCACAGGGCCATTCACGGCATTGAAAAGGGTACCGCTCCAAGAATCAGGATTGATGAGGAAGTCGCAAACGGTCAGACAGTATTGAAATTAATTGATGAGGATGCAAACAAGGACATCACTGCAGTTCACGACGTATCCGCAGGAGGTCTTGCCGTGGCACTCTCTGAAATGGTTATCAAATCAGGTCTCGGTTGTGAAGTTGAACTGAAAGATGATGAATTGGATAAGATTCAGTTGCTCTTCTCTGAAAGTCATGCAAGATACCTCATAACCGTCAAGGCCGATGCTGCTGATGACATCCTGTCAAAAATCGATGTACCTGCTGAAATAATCGGTGAGGTAAAAGGCACATCATTCATAGTCAACACTCATGAATTTACATTTGATGAGTTAAATGATGCATATCATGGCGTTATTGAAAAATACATGGCTTAA
- the glp gene encoding gephyrin-like molybdotransferase Glp encodes MFLSKLDSLSNATKLINDNQRLTETEEISIYEAHKRVLAEDIMAFHDSPPFDKSAMDGFALIAENTFGASNSAPKQLKIIDAIGAGDFSSKKVGENEAIVIATGAPIPEGANAVLMKEYTTTDGDDLTIYSQVTPGENVSPKSEDIEKGQKILDKNTFIRYQELGLIASAGYDTVKVFKKPRVKIIITGNELVEPTKEEIDKAKIINSNQFTIKAMVEDSGAICDIGHAGDSFDEVKEAVLEASKEYDVIMTTGGTAISKGDVVLDVVDDLGEILFHGVAIRPGKPAGAGIVNGKMIFTLSGQPVAAMSQFDMFARKYLFEMQGRSFDFHIVKRTSQLKIPSQLGRTDFIRAVSDDEYAKHVLNRGSGIIRSMVEANSYIIIDENDEGYQKDDIVDVVLFDSLLW; translated from the coding sequence ATGTTTTTATCAAAACTTGATTCACTGTCTAACGCTACTAAGCTAATAAATGATAATCAAAGGCTTACCGAAACAGAAGAGATTTCCATTTATGAGGCTCACAAGAGGGTATTGGCTGAAGATATCATGGCATTTCATGATTCCCCGCCATTTGACAAATCCGCCATGGACGGTTTTGCTTTAATTGCGGAAAATACTTTTGGTGCATCAAATTCAGCTCCTAAGCAATTAAAGATAATTGATGCAATTGGTGCAGGGGATTTTTCATCCAAAAAGGTCGGTGAAAACGAGGCTATTGTCATAGCTACCGGAGCACCTATTCCTGAAGGTGCAAATGCGGTTTTAATGAAGGAGTACACAACAACCGACGGGGACGATTTGACAATATACTCTCAGGTCACTCCAGGTGAAAACGTTTCTCCAAAATCCGAGGATATTGAAAAGGGCCAAAAGATCCTTGACAAAAACACATTCATCAGGTATCAGGAATTGGGTTTGATTGCATCCGCCGGATACGATACCGTCAAGGTGTTCAAAAAGCCTAGGGTCAAAATTATCATAACAGGCAATGAGCTTGTCGAACCAACCAAGGAGGAAATCGACAAGGCCAAAATCATCAATTCCAATCAGTTTACCATTAAGGCAATGGTTGAGGATTCCGGTGCAATCTGTGATATAGGACATGCCGGAGATAGCTTCGATGAGGTTAAGGAGGCAGTCCTTGAGGCATCAAAGGAATATGATGTCATCATGACCACCGGTGGAACAGCAATCAGTAAGGGTGATGTTGTTCTTGATGTGGTTGACGATTTGGGCGAGATTCTTTTCCATGGTGTTGCCATTAGGCCGGGTAAGCCTGCAGGTGCGGGTATTGTCAACGGCAAAATGATTTTCACACTTTCAGGGCAGCCTGTTGCCGCAATGTCTCAGTTTGACATGTTTGCAAGGAAATACCTCTTTGAAATGCAGGGCAGATCATTTGATTTCCACATCGTTAAGAGAACCTCCCAGCTCAAGATACCTTCCCAGTTGGGACGTACCGATTTTATTCGTGCGGTTTCTGATGATGAGTATGCAAAGCATGTTCTCAACAGGGGTTCCGGTATAATTCGTTCAATGGTTGAGGCGAACAGCTATATCATCATAGACGAAAATGATGAAGGATACCAGAAGGACGATATAGTTGATGTAGTCTTATTTGATTCATTACTTTGGTAG
- a CDS encoding site-2 protease family protein translates to MNGIYYYLIAFVVIWVLVALFRDRLSTHGVELDFPVIMWKTQRLRGLISRINNLSPKFWRWYMNVGVVVAFGAMIFITYTIVATLPTVFETPSVSIVIPGVDIPGSQIYVPFFYGLIGLATVLVVHEFSHGIQSVGEKIQIKSIGLLLFTILPGAFVEPDEDKLKEAKKTSRLRVYAAGSIANITLALITLILLAMVSSGIPHFFEEDGIEIGRIVSDSPSEGILKEGMVLQAIDNHIINDSNSYVDVVGSYHPGDNVTVKTDQGTYHVTLGKNPNNESRGFFGIQASKHFVLSDDSLGPLPWILFELAELFQWISMLNLGIGLFNLLPIKPLDGGYMLEILLSYRLSEEHYTPIVNALSVVLAMVIVFSLVAGFL, encoded by the coding sequence ATGAATGGGATTTATTATTATTTGATAGCCTTTGTTGTCATCTGGGTATTGGTCGCATTGTTCCGTGATAGACTGTCAACTCATGGTGTGGAGCTTGACTTTCCGGTAATAATGTGGAAGACCCAACGCTTGAGGGGACTTATATCCAGAATCAACAACCTGTCACCAAAATTCTGGAGATGGTACATGAATGTAGGTGTTGTTGTGGCTTTTGGAGCCATGATATTCATCACATATACAATTGTGGCAACATTGCCTACAGTTTTTGAAACCCCTTCCGTTTCCATAGTTATTCCTGGTGTGGACATTCCGGGCTCTCAAATCTATGTTCCGTTCTTCTATGGGCTGATAGGTCTTGCAACCGTTTTGGTTGTTCATGAATTTTCACACGGTATTCAGTCAGTCGGAGAGAAAATACAAATTAAATCAATTGGATTGTTGTTGTTTACAATCCTTCCGGGCGCTTTTGTGGAACCGGATGAGGATAAACTTAAAGAGGCTAAAAAGACTTCAAGGTTAAGGGTATATGCCGCAGGATCAATTGCCAATATAACCCTGGCTTTAATAACTCTGATTTTATTGGCAATGGTTTCCTCTGGAATTCCACATTTCTTTGAGGAGGACGGAATTGAAATCGGCAGAATAGTTTCAGATTCACCTTCCGAAGGAATTCTAAAGGAGGGCATGGTCTTACAGGCAATAGACAATCATATAATAAACGATTCAAATTCATATGTAGATGTGGTTGGTTCATATCATCCGGGAGACAACGTCACGGTCAAAACCGATCAGGGAACATACCATGTGACATTGGGCAAGAATCCGAACAATGAGTCAAGAGGATTTTTCGGAATACAGGCAAGCAAGCATTTCGTTCTATCTGACGACAGTCTGGGACCGCTTCCATGGATATTGTTTGAGCTTGCAGAGCTCTTCCAGTGGATATCAATGCTGAACCTTGGAATAGGACTTTTCAATCTGCTTCCAATCAAGCCTTTGGATGGGGGATACATGCTTGAGATACTTCTCAGCTATAGGTTGTCTGAAGAGCACTACACTCCAATCGTAAATGCCCTATCAGTTGTCCTGGCGATGGTTATAGTATTCAGTCTCGTTGCAGGATTTCTTTAA
- a CDS encoding type II CAAX prenyl endopeptidase Rce1 family protein, with amino-acid sequence MNSIKQRFEFLKDDIDFPFYNDVPKLSKFDWLLMLCSIALVVALIAVKSLSGGYLPILLFIVTVVPALYLCRGNLKIFFKKPKLRDFLTIALCLVGYYIWSVLMVCLLVFVLQVPISANVILETFKNPTLITFIMPLFQLLGEEFFKIFTLLIVMHIVFKHTENRNLAIGLGIIVSITAFGLLHINAYSNKILQIMLIQGLGSIFALYPYLKTKNVVNSYILHLIVDYIPFTIIMLGSL; translated from the coding sequence TTGAATTCAATTAAACAAAGATTTGAATTTTTAAAGGATGATATTGACTTTCCATTCTATAATGATGTTCCGAAGTTATCTAAATTTGACTGGCTTTTGATGCTGTGTTCTATTGCTCTTGTTGTGGCACTGATTGCAGTAAAAAGCTTATCCGGCGGATACCTTCCAATATTACTATTTATTGTCACTGTAGTTCCCGCATTATACCTCTGCAGGGGCAATTTGAAAATATTCTTTAAAAAACCTAAATTAAGGGATTTTCTAACAATAGCATTATGTCTGGTCGGATACTATATATGGTCAGTGCTAATGGTATGTCTTCTGGTTTTTGTTCTTCAAGTTCCTATTTCCGCCAATGTAATCCTTGAAACCTTTAAAAATCCGACTTTGATAACATTCATAATGCCTCTTTTCCAGCTTTTGGGTGAAGAGTTTTTCAAGATATTCACACTGCTGATTGTAATGCATATTGTATTCAAACATACGGAAAACCGCAATTTGGCAATTGGCCTTGGAATTATCGTTTCCATTACAGCCTTCGGTTTGCTTCATATAAATGCATACAGCAATAAGATTCTGCAGATAATGCTTATTCAGGGCCTGGGTTCAATATTTGCACTGTACCCATATCTGAAAACAAAAAATGTTGTAAACTCATATATTCTTCATTTGATTGTGGACTACATTCCATTTACAATCATAATGTTGGGTTCACTATAG
- a CDS encoding FprA family A-type flavoprotein produces the protein MKANAQKIADGVYWIGVLDWDLRTYHGYTLDGTTYNAYLVFGEDKVALIDNAYPGKTKEMMARIDDAFAQEGRDVKVDYIIQNHVEKDHSGVLVDLHKRFPEAPIYCTEIAVKGLLKHYPSLEGAEFITVGTGDSLDVGGRTLAFLDAFLLHWPDSMFTLLADETGILFPNDAFGQHLCFTKRFSDEIPENILMDAAQKFYANLITPLSKLVLKKLNEVVELGLLDQIKMIAPSHGQIWTDPMQIIGAYQNWATGVCEDKITIIYDTMHYSTQQMAHEIAEGAMSEGYDVEIFFLHEDERSEIVKSILTSKGIAVGDPTINDVPYPSIGDIMYYLKGLLFNRTGIERKAVTFGSMGGRGGAPAKLAEELGNCGFDIVDTQEIYFVPTADEDEASYELGKKLAQACKEL, from the coding sequence ATGAAAGCAAATGCTCAAAAAATAGCTGATGGAGTATACTGGATCGGTGTACTCGATTGGGACTTAAGAACCTATCACGGTTACACATTAGACGGAACCACCTATAACGCTTACCTCGTTTTCGGTGAAGACAAAGTTGCATTAATCGATAATGCTTACCCAGGTAAAACAAAAGAAATGATGGCTCGTATCGACGATGCTTTCGCACAAGAAGGAAGAGACGTCAAAGTTGACTACATCATCCAAAACCACGTGGAAAAAGACCACTCAGGTGTATTAGTGGACTTACACAAAAGATTCCCTGAAGCACCAATCTACTGTACCGAAATTGCAGTTAAAGGATTGTTAAAACACTACCCATCCTTAGAAGGTGCTGAATTCATCACCGTCGGAACCGGTGACAGTTTAGACGTTGGTGGAAGAACCTTAGCGTTCCTCGACGCATTCCTCTTACACTGGCCTGACAGCATGTTCACATTACTTGCTGATGAGACCGGTATTTTATTCCCTAACGACGCATTCGGTCAACACTTATGTTTCACCAAAAGATTCTCTGATGAAATCCCAGAAAACATCCTTATGGATGCTGCTCAAAAGTTCTACGCAAACCTTATCACACCGCTATCCAAATTAGTTCTCAAAAAACTAAACGAAGTAGTGGAATTAGGATTACTTGATCAAATCAAAATGATTGCACCATCCCACGGTCAAATCTGGACCGACCCAATGCAAATTATCGGAGCTTACCAAAACTGGGCTACCGGTGTATGTGAAGACAAAATCACAATCATCTACGACACCATGCACTACTCAACCCAGCAAATGGCTCACGAGATTGCTGAAGGTGCAATGAGTGAAGGTTATGATGTGGAAATCTTCTTCTTGCATGAAGATGAAAGATCAGAAATCGTCAAAAGTATCCTAACCAGTAAAGGTATTGCTGTCGGTGATCCTACAATCAACGATGTACCATACCCAAGTATCGGGGACATCATGTACTACTTGAAAGGATTACTCTTCAACAGAACCGGTATCGAAAGAAAAGCTGTTACCTTCGGTTCAATGGGTGGAAGAGGAGGAGCTCCTGCAAAACTCGCTGAAGAATTAGGAAACTGCGGATTCGATATTGTAGATACCCAAGAAATCTACTTCGTACCGACCGCTGATGAAGACGAAGCAAGCTACGAGCTAGGTAAAAAATTAGCTCAAGCATGTAAAGAATTATAG
- a CDS encoding 2Fe-2S iron-sulfur cluster-binding protein: MESITVIIKTSKGMKEYTYEGNLNIPVTTLLERINVKHDIKIHYSSSCLQGLCGSCSMIINGLPKLACKTFVNEEATTKKMHKITIEPLSKFHVVKDLVVDRTSMFENIKNSRQWLEEESRINQDNLEFEYEASQCLMCGCCLEACPNYTGEDNYYGAILPVTSSKISKQESDMDKLKFLKENYSNHFYNDCVKSLACENVCPMNIQTQRAISIMNRHSIWKFHKLLKKITE, encoded by the coding sequence ATGGAGTCAATAACCGTAATTATAAAAACCTCAAAAGGCATGAAGGAATATACTTATGAAGGCAATCTCAACATTCCGGTAACTACTCTATTAGAAAGAATCAATGTGAAACATGATATTAAAATCCATTATTCGTCCAGTTGCCTTCAAGGACTGTGCGGAAGTTGTTCAATGATAATCAATGGTTTGCCAAAGCTTGCATGCAAAACATTTGTGAATGAAGAAGCAACAACCAAAAAAATGCATAAGATTACAATAGAACCCTTAAGCAAGTTTCATGTTGTAAAGGACTTGGTTGTCGATAGAACCTCAATGTTTGAAAACATTAAAAATTCCCGCCAATGGCTTGAAGAAGAATCACGTATTAATCAGGATAATCTAGAATTTGAATATGAAGCATCACAATGTTTGATGTGCGGGTGCTGTTTAGAAGCCTGTCCTAACTATACCGGCGAAGACAATTACTATGGCGCAATTTTACCTGTGACATCCTCTAAAATATCAAAACAGGAAAGTGATATGGATAAATTAAAGTTTCTCAAAGAAAATTACAGTAATCATTTTTATAATGATTGTGTGAAATCTCTTGCCTGTGAAAATGTTTGTCCAATGAATATTCAAACACAAAGAGCTATTTCAATAATGAATCGCCATTCAATTTGGAAATTCCATAAATTATTGAAAAAAATAACTGAATAA
- a CDS encoding FAD-binding protein, translating to MVKEIIVIGAGLAGLTCSVKSASKNMHVKLFSPAHSERSQSVMAMGGINAALNTKGEDDSVNEHYTDTINAGQHINNHNAVEKLTNDAPEIIDWLSKLGTSFTRDDDGNVDVRYFGGQKKMRTAYAGARTGKQILTAINTECRKWEYKDKIKRYIGWRFLSLILDDNKVCRGVVMINENTEEIRDFYADFVVIASGGMNKVFGKISGSLHNDGFVSGKLLHQGIELANMEMIQYHPTTIETPVKRMLITEAARGEGGRLYTLRNGEKWYFMEEWYPEQGALMPRDVVSRSIYRVCHEDNMGIDGENKVYLDLTHLDEKTVKTKLDEVYDVCMNYLNLDPTREPIPVYPGVHYFMGGIRTDDTHKTNIRNLFAIGECSSQYHGANRLGGNSLLGAIHGGWVVADQLEEISCENNSSEEYEILNYEYEAYENWKELQKEANNISSYEIEEEIANIMNRTMGIYRTESELKEGLNKLDSLETIHVNSHGCYYDYILLKSLTDIAKAMLSSALARKESRGAHQRLDYPETNEEYLKTTVISFDNDELKITFNDTEERMSW from the coding sequence ATGGTAAAAGAAATTATAGTGATTGGTGCAGGTCTTGCAGGACTGACCTGTAGCGTAAAATCCGCCAGCAAAAATATGCACGTGAAATTATTTTCACCGGCGCATTCAGAACGATCCCAATCAGTAATGGCAATGGGCGGAATAAATGCCGCATTAAACACTAAAGGAGAAGATGACTCTGTAAATGAACATTATACAGACACCATTAATGCAGGACAACATATCAACAACCATAATGCCGTGGAAAAACTAACAAATGATGCCCCAGAAATAATCGATTGGTTAAGCAAACTTGGAACAAGTTTCACAAGAGATGACGACGGCAATGTGGATGTCAGGTACTTTGGTGGCCAAAAAAAGATGAGAACAGCTTATGCCGGTGCAAGAACAGGAAAACAGATACTAACAGCAATCAACACCGAATGCAGGAAATGGGAATATAAAGATAAAATTAAAAGATACATCGGTTGGAGATTCTTATCATTGATATTGGACGATAATAAAGTCTGTCGTGGCGTGGTTATGATTAACGAAAATACAGAGGAAATAAGAGATTTTTATGCTGATTTTGTTGTTATAGCATCCGGCGGCATGAATAAGGTTTTTGGAAAAATCAGTGGATCCCTGCACAATGACGGATTTGTAAGCGGGAAATTATTGCATCAGGGCATTGAATTAGCCAATATGGAAATGATACAGTACCATCCAACAACCATAGAAACCCCCGTTAAAAGAATGCTCATTACTGAAGCCGCCCGTGGAGAAGGCGGTAGATTATACACTTTGCGCAATGGTGAAAAATGGTATTTCATGGAAGAATGGTATCCCGAACAGGGCGCTTTAATGCCACGCGATGTTGTATCTCGAAGCATATACAGAGTATGTCATGAAGATAACATGGGAATTGATGGTGAAAATAAGGTTTATTTAGATTTAACTCACTTGGATGAAAAAACCGTCAAAACTAAGCTTGATGAGGTTTATGACGTTTGTATGAACTATCTAAATCTTGACCCTACTCGTGAGCCAATTCCAGTTTATCCGGGCGTCCATTACTTCATGGGAGGCATACGTACAGACGATACTCATAAAACCAATATTAGGAATTTATTCGCTATTGGAGAATGCTCTTCACAGTACCACGGCGCCAACCGTCTTGGAGGAAATTCATTGCTTGGAGCCATACACGGTGGATGGGTAGTGGCTGATCAATTGGAAGAAATTTCATGTGAAAATAATAGTTCTGAAGAATATGAAATATTAAACTACGAATATGAAGCCTATGAAAATTGGAAGGAACTGCAAAAAGAAGCCAACAACATTTCATCATATGAAATTGAAGAAGAAATTGCAAATATAATGAACAGAACCATGGGGATTTACAGAACGGAAAGTGAACTAAAAGAAGGATTGAATAAACTGGATTCCCTTGAAACAATTCATGTAAACAGTCATGGGTGCTATTATGATTACATTTTATTAAAATCACTGACAGATATTGCAAAAGCAATGCTATCATCAGCATTAGCAAGGAAAGAAAGCAGAGGCGCACATCAAAGATTAGATTATCCCGAAACAAATGAGGAATACCTAAAAACAACCGTGATATCATTTGACAATGATGAATTAAAAATTACATTCAACGATACAGAGGAGAGAATGAGCTGGTAA
- the dmpI gene encoding 4-oxalocrotonate tautomerase DmpI yields MPVISFDIGELTKEQKEILAKEFSESASRVTGLPIEMIYVLFNERKFDNVGVGGVLLSNQE; encoded by the coding sequence ATGCCAGTTATAAGTTTTGATATAGGAGAATTAACAAAAGAGCAAAAAGAAATTTTAGCAAAAGAATTCAGCGAATCCGCTTCAAGAGTCACAGGCCTTCCGATAGAAATGATATATGTGCTGTTCAACGAAAGGAAATTTGACAATGTTGGAGTCGGTGGTGTTCTTTTAAGTAATCAGGAATAG
- a CDS encoding helix-turn-helix domain-containing protein: MTSKKLNIKTYITINMTLNPKKLAYYEKKYERNPLEDTLKFMSNKWTLHVLRDLFLGKSHFNEFKVNRPSLDNKALSRCLKTMQDNGLIYKTNEGNDPKNTQYFLTKKGRSLNKVFYELLLFALETDVDNEHYSEYEKKELKEMYKEILDLK, encoded by the coding sequence ATGACATCTAAAAAACTTAATATTAAAACATATATAACAATAAACATGACTTTAAATCCAAAAAAACTTGCATATTACGAAAAAAAGTATGAACGAAACCCACTGGAAGACACTCTCAAATTCATGAGCAACAAATGGACACTGCATGTTTTAAGAGACCTATTTTTAGGAAAAAGCCATTTCAATGAATTTAAAGTCAACAGACCCTCACTGGACAACAAGGCACTGTCAAGATGCCTTAAGACAATGCAGGATAATGGCCTTATTTACAAGACAAATGAGGGCAATGATCCAAAAAATACCCAATATTTCCTAACCAAAAAGGGAAGGTCACTGAATAAGGTATTCTATGAACTGTTACTGTTTGCTCTTGAAACGGATGTCGACAACGAACATTATTCGGAATATGAAAAAAAAGAATTGAAAGAAATGTATAAGGAAATATTGGATTTAAAATGA
- a CDS encoding MFS transporter, with protein sequence MNDNEIVMTKFLAILFAICLGLAIGNLYWAQPLLVQIMDGFGLPAANGGLLVTATQIGYAMGILFILPLGDFVRRKRMIAIVMVLSVLALVSCAISPSFIILSLSLFSMGIVTISGQIILPLAGDLSREDERGHIVGIVSSGITTGILFSRFASGIIAGFWGWRSVYVIAAALNLVMVLVMIYVLPEIPAKNKFKSYGKLLASVFTTFKNHRSLPNILLHSGLIFGLIFNIFWTSLTFLLSADPFNYNTFQIGLVSLAGLAAAVFGVGIGKLQDKGLSIPALGAFIVVCLVSMVCGFAFSDSIVAIVIVAAVLSIAVQGVSVLTQTRLFNLSQGERSRLNTVFVVNNFIFGAVGSALASLLWSLGGWSYVMMAASAVSVAALIVWLFSRSKFKYADESLDN encoded by the coding sequence ATGAATGATAATGAGATAGTCATGACTAAATTCCTGGCGATACTGTTTGCGATATGTTTAGGTCTTGCAATAGGTAATCTGTACTGGGCCCAGCCGTTGCTTGTCCAGATAATGGATGGTTTCGGTCTTCCCGCAGCAAATGGGGGACTTCTGGTTACTGCAACCCAAATAGGCTATGCGATGGGAATTCTCTTTATTTTGCCTTTGGGCGATTTTGTTCGAAGAAAACGTATGATAGCTATTGTAATGGTTCTGTCCGTATTGGCTTTGGTCTCCTGTGCCATATCTCCTTCATTTATCATATTGTCGCTGTCACTCTTCAGTATGGGGATTGTAACAATTTCCGGTCAAATCATATTGCCTCTTGCAGGGGATTTGAGCCGTGAGGATGAACGTGGCCACATCGTTGGAATTGTATCATCCGGAATAACAACCGGTATCCTCTTTTCAAGGTTTGCAAGTGGCATCATTGCAGGATTTTGGGGATGGAGATCAGTTTATGTAATAGCGGCCGCCTTGAATCTGGTCATGGTTTTGGTAATGATTTATGTATTGCCGGAAATTCCTGCAAAAAACAAATTTAAATCATATGGGAAACTTTTGGCAAGTGTTTTCACCACCTTTAAAAATCATAGGTCCTTGCCGAACATATTACTGCACTCAGGACTGATATTCGGTTTGATTTTCAACATATTCTGGACTTCCTTAACATTTCTTCTGTCCGCAGATCCATTTAACTATAACACGTTCCAAATTGGGCTTGTAAGTCTGGCAGGTCTTGCAGCGGCAGTATTTGGTGTGGGAATCGGAAAATTGCAGGACAAAGGCTTGAGCATACCTGCGCTCGGAGCGTTCATTGTGGTTTGCCTTGTTAGTATGGTGTGCGGCTTTGCATTCAGTGATTCAATAGTTGCCATTGTGATTGTTGCAGCGGTACTTTCAATTGCAGTTCAGGGAGTAAGCGTCTTGACCCAGACAAGATTGTTTAACTTATCTCAGGGTGAGCGCAGCAGACTGAATACGGTTTTTGTTGTGAATAACTTTATATTTGGGGCTGTCGGAAGTGCTCTTGCATCTCTTTTATGGTCATTGGGGGGATGGTCATATGTAATGATGGCAGCTAGTGCGGTTTCTGTTGCGGCATTGATTGTCTGGTTGTTTTCAAGAAGTAAATTTAAATATGCTGATGAATCATTGGATAATTAG